A genomic stretch from Sporocytophaga myxococcoides includes:
- the acs gene encoding acetate--CoA ligase, whose amino-acid sequence MAYKINNLQEYQTEYAASVENPEAFWAKQADRFQWKKKWDSVLDWNFSEPDVKWFSGGQLNISENCLDRHLKDKGDKVAFFWEPNEPSETGRAITYKQLHTEVCRFSNVLKSLGAKKGERICIYMPMIPEVVVAVLACARIGAIHSVVFAGFSASSLTDRINDAKADLVITSDGSFRGNKTIAIKDIVDDALENSPGVKNVIVYKRTGQPVKMKSSRDLWWNELVEKASAEHKAEAVESEDPLFILYTSGSTGKPKGVVHTTAGYMVYSEYSFSNVFQCEKNSIYWSTADIGWITGHTYIVYGPLLAGVTSVLFEGIPTHPTPSRFWEVVDKYKVTHFYTAPTAIRSLMACGLEHVTPYKLESLKVLGSVGEPINEEAWHWYDDYVGKNNCPIVDTWWQTETGGILISPLAGITKTKPSYATLPLPGIQPVIVDSEGQELEGNDVEGNLCIKFPWPSILRTTYGDHERCRQTYFSTYKNLYFTGDGCRRDEDGYYRILGRVDDVINVSGHRMGTAEVENAINEDEAVIESAVVGYPHDIKGQGIYAFVICEDFDQDHDKIRQSILATVTRIIGPIAKPDKVQIVRGLPKTRSGKIMRRILRKIAEGDVFNLGDISTLLDPGVVEEIKKGALVTLKG is encoded by the coding sequence ATGGCATATAAGATTAATAATCTGCAGGAATATCAGACTGAGTATGCTGCAAGTGTTGAAAACCCTGAAGCATTTTGGGCGAAGCAGGCAGACAGATTTCAATGGAAGAAAAAATGGGACAGCGTGCTGGACTGGAACTTCTCTGAACCGGATGTGAAATGGTTCTCGGGAGGTCAGCTTAATATATCTGAAAATTGTCTTGACAGACATTTAAAGGATAAGGGTGATAAAGTGGCCTTCTTCTGGGAGCCTAATGAGCCTTCTGAAACAGGGCGCGCTATTACATATAAGCAATTGCATACTGAGGTCTGCAGGTTTTCCAATGTTTTGAAATCATTGGGTGCGAAGAAAGGAGAAAGAATCTGCATCTATATGCCAATGATACCGGAAGTTGTAGTGGCAGTGCTTGCATGTGCACGGATAGGTGCCATTCATTCAGTAGTATTTGCAGGATTTAGTGCAAGCTCTTTGACTGACAGGATCAATGATGCAAAAGCTGATCTAGTCATAACTTCTGACGGTTCATTCAGAGGAAATAAAACCATCGCTATTAAAGATATTGTGGATGATGCTCTGGAAAATAGTCCTGGAGTGAAGAATGTAATTGTCTATAAGCGAACTGGTCAACCTGTAAAAATGAAATCATCCAGAGATCTCTGGTGGAATGAGTTAGTGGAAAAAGCCAGTGCTGAACATAAAGCTGAAGCCGTAGAAAGCGAAGATCCGCTATTCATTTTATATACTTCAGGTTCGACAGGCAAGCCCAAAGGAGTTGTTCATACAACAGCAGGGTACATGGTATACTCGGAATACTCTTTCAGTAACGTATTTCAGTGCGAAAAAAACAGTATTTACTGGAGCACTGCGGACATAGGATGGATAACCGGCCACACTTATATTGTTTATGGACCTCTTCTTGCCGGGGTAACAAGTGTGTTGTTTGAAGGTATACCTACACACCCCACTCCATCAAGATTTTGGGAAGTTGTTGATAAATACAAGGTGACTCATTTTTATACAGCCCCGACGGCTATAAGATCTTTAATGGCTTGCGGACTTGAGCATGTTACTCCTTACAAGCTTGAAAGTCTGAAAGTGCTTGGATCTGTGGGCGAACCGATCAATGAAGAAGCATGGCACTGGTATGATGACTATGTAGGAAAAAACAATTGTCCGATAGTGGATACGTGGTGGCAGACAGAAACAGGTGGCATTCTTATTTCTCCATTAGCCGGAATTACTAAAACAAAGCCATCTTATGCAACACTTCCATTGCCTGGCATACAGCCTGTGATTGTAGATAGTGAAGGTCAGGAGCTTGAAGGTAATGATGTAGAAGGAAATCTTTGTATTAAATTCCCATGGCCCTCTATTTTAAGAACAACCTATGGAGATCATGAGCGTTGCCGTCAGACATACTTTTCAACCTATAAAAATCTTTACTTTACCGGGGATGGATGCCGCCGCGATGAAGATGGTTATTACAGAATACTGGGCAGGGTTGATGATGTGATAAATGTTTCAGGGCATAGAATGGGAACAGCAGAAGTGGAAAATGCTATCAATGAAGATGAAGCTGTCATTGAATCTGCAGTAGTTGGTTATCCGCATGATATTAAAGGACAGGGTATTTATGCGTTTGTAATATGTGAAGATTTTGATCAGGATCATGATAAAATCCGGCAAAGCATTCTGGCAACCGTTACCAGAATAATTGGTCCTATAGCTAAACCGGATAAGGTTCAGATTGTAAGGGGGTTGCCTAAGACCAGGTCCGGAAAAATTATGAGAAGGATCTTGAGGAAAATTGCTGAAGGTGATGTTTTTAACTTAGGTGATATTTCTACTTTATTGGACCCCGGAGTAGTGGAAGAAATTAAAAAGGGCGCCCTGGTAACATTAAAAGGATGA
- a CDS encoding sugar MFS transporter: MATFGKDSKPVEISGNENTSYKVPLALMVSLFFMIGFITVMNDVLIPSLKGVFNLHSWKVMLVQSCFFGAYAIMSIPAGNLIQKIGYKKGLAVSLGVMATGLLLFIPASDLILYPFFLFALFVVGVGLTILQVAINPYIVALGPEETGASRLNLGGALNSTATFIGPILGGAFILDKSLTDPIQKAAAVKGPYIALAILTLTIAVILYFLKLPKLKSEIEEGEILEGSIWEFKHLISGALSIFFYVGAEVAIGSILILYMVEDHLIKASTEVMNQFGDEKLASSLLAYYWGSAMIGRLIGSAIGQRVRAEIMLRVVAILAVIFVGMSMTGLFDSQYLNIKIMILDFKLNFPIVFRTVEIPVSILLLILVGLLNSVMWPCIFPLSLTGLGKFTSKGSGILVTMVAGGALIPPLQGKLAHVVGYGYSFAIILICYLYILYFSVRGYKSKRILTSGE; this comes from the coding sequence ATGGCCACATTCGGCAAAGATTCCAAACCCGTTGAGATTTCGGGAAATGAAAATACCAGTTATAAGGTGCCTTTGGCGCTTATGGTATCACTGTTTTTTATGATTGGTTTCATCACAGTGATGAACGATGTTCTGATTCCAAGTTTAAAAGGGGTATTTAACCTTCATTCCTGGAAGGTGATGCTGGTACAGTCATGTTTTTTCGGGGCTTATGCAATCATGTCTATTCCTGCCGGTAATCTTATTCAAAAAATTGGTTATAAGAAAGGGCTGGCAGTTTCATTGGGAGTTATGGCAACGGGGCTTCTTTTATTTATTCCTGCAAGTGACCTGATTTTATATCCTTTCTTTTTGTTTGCTTTGTTTGTAGTCGGGGTTGGTCTCACTATATTGCAGGTCGCTATAAATCCATATATAGTTGCCCTTGGTCCGGAGGAGACTGGTGCTTCAAGATTAAATCTTGGCGGAGCTCTTAATTCAACGGCCACATTTATAGGCCCTATTCTGGGAGGGGCTTTCATATTGGATAAAAGCCTGACTGATCCAATTCAAAAAGCTGCTGCTGTAAAAGGTCCATACATTGCACTAGCCATATTAACATTGACTATTGCAGTAATATTGTACTTTTTAAAACTTCCTAAATTAAAGTCTGAAATAGAAGAAGGAGAAATACTTGAAGGAAGTATCTGGGAGTTTAAGCATTTGATTTCCGGGGCTTTATCAATATTTTTTTATGTAGGGGCTGAAGTTGCTATTGGTAGTATTCTTATTTTATATATGGTTGAAGATCACCTGATAAAGGCTTCTACTGAAGTGATGAATCAATTTGGTGATGAAAAACTTGCATCTTCTTTATTAGCATATTATTGGGGAAGCGCTATGATCGGAAGGTTAATAGGAAGTGCTATTGGTCAGAGAGTAAGAGCAGAAATCATGCTGAGAGTTGTAGCTATTCTGGCTGTAATATTTGTAGGTATGAGTATGACAGGGCTGTTTGATTCTCAATATCTGAATATCAAAATTATGATTCTTGATTTTAAATTAAATTTTCCAATCGTATTTAGAACTGTTGAGATTCCTGTTTCTATACTTCTCTTGATTCTGGTAGGTTTGTTAAACTCTGTCATGTGGCCTTGTATTTTTCCTTTGTCTCTTACCGGATTAGGAAAATTTACAAGCAAAGGTTCTGGAATTCTTGTAACCATGGTAGCAGGTGGCGCTTTAATACCTCCACTTCAGGGAAAACTTGCGCATGTAGTTGGATATGGGTATAGCTTTGCCATCATCCTTATCTGCTATTTATACATCTTATACTTTTCTGTAAGGGGATATAAAAGCAAAAGGATCTTAACCTCTGGCGAATAA